In the Hordeum vulgare subsp. vulgare chromosome 7H, MorexV3_pseudomolecules_assembly, whole genome shotgun sequence genome, one interval contains:
- the LOC123410213 gene encoding histone H2A-beta, sperm-like yields the protein MASQIPAVSPATTSPARSLSLSTANPEMDISGNSGRGKEKPAVRAKPVTKSSKSGLVFPVGRIARYLKAGKYAERIGAGAPVYLAAVIEYLAAEVLEISGNTALDNKRTRITPRHIQLAMRNDHEIGKLLEGVLISGGGVPPDFDAMLLYNEAEAKPKRKAKRKA from the exons ATGGCCTCTCAGATCCCGGCCGTCTCTCCGGCGACCACATCACCAGCCCGCTCCCTCTCACTCTCCACCGCGAATCCGGAGATGGACATTTCCGGCAACAGCGGGAGGGGCAAGGAGAAGCCCGCGGTCAGAGCGAAGCCCGTGACCAAGTCGTCTAAGTCCGGCCTGGTGTTCCCCGTCGGCCGCATCGCCAGGTACCTCAAGGCCGGCAAGTACGCGGAGCGCATCGGCGCCGGCGCCCCCGTCTACCTCGCCGCCGTCATAGAGTACCTCGCCGCCGAG GTCCTTGAGATCTCCGGCAACACGGCGTTGGACAACAAGAGGACCCGGATCACGCCGCGCCACATCCAGCTGGCGATGCGCAACGACCACGAGATTGGCAAGCTGCTGGAGGGCGTCCTCATCTCCGGCGGCGGGGTGCCGCCCGACTTCGACGCCATGCTCCTCTACAACGAGGCCGAGGCCAAGCCCAAGCGCAAGGCCAAGCGCAAGGCCTAG